Genomic DNA from uncultured Methanospirillum sp.:
GGGCCTGAGAAATCTGACAGACCCTGCCCCTTCTTAGTTGTGGCGTAATTTATGGGGCCTTTCCTTGTTCCCTCTCATATAATGGGCAATCTTCCCTCAGGGTTTGGGTTTTATATGATTAATCGTGTAAAATATACTCGGGATTTCTCTTGAGAGAACTACGAATACACGGAAGAGGTGGTCAGGGCTCGGTCACGGCTGCCGAACTGATCGCGGTAGCGGCCTTCAAAAGTGGTGTCTACTCCCAGGCATTCCCGGCTTTCGGGGTCGAGAGACGCGGAGCTCCGGTCCAGGCATTTGTCAGGTTCTCAGATAATAAGATCAGGCTCAGAAGCCAGATCTACGAACCTGATTATGTCATTGTACAGGACAGTACACTCATCAAGGATGTCAACGTCTTCTCCGGGATGAAAGAGGGTGGTATCATCCTGATCAACACTGAGAAGGGACTTGACTCACCGGTTCCTGCCGGTGTAAAGGTGATCCAGCTCGACGCAACCAAGATGGCACTTGAGATCCTTGGTGTTCCGATCACCAATACTACCCTGATGGGCGCTTTTGCTGCAGCAAGTGGTGAGATCACACTTGACGCACTCGAAGAGGCAGTACGGGAGCGTTTCTCCGGCTCTCTGGCTGATAAGAATGTGAATGCTGCGCGTGCAGCCTTTGATCTTATTAAGGGAGGTGCCTGATGGCTCTTCGTATCGGGTGTGCAGCAGCACCCGGGCAGGCCCAGGAGAACAAGACCGGTTCATGGCGTGTCTTCAAACCGGTCTATGATCACGAGAAGTGTACCGGATGTGGAATGTGCCAGCTGGTCTGTCCTGAAGGCTGTGTTTATCCTCATGACAAGAAGTTCGATCCAGACTATGACTTCTGCAAGGGCTGCGGTCTTTGTGCAGCAGAATGTCCTGCAAGTGCGATTACGATGACCAAGGAGGAGAAGTAGATGAAGGGGATTCTTGAAGGATCACACGCAGCTGCCGAGGCCGCAAAGTTATGCAGACCTGACGTGGTCTCTGCGTATCCGATCACTCCTCAAACCCATATAGTGGAGCGGCTTGCCGAGATGGTTGCCGACGGAGAACTGGACAGCGAATACATCTGTGTTGAGAGTGAATTCTCCGCCCTGTCTGCATGCCTTGGTGCATCAGCAGCAGGCTCACGTGTCTACTCAGCGACCTCTTCACAGGGTCTGCTCCTCATGGCTGAAGTCTGCTTCAACGTGGCCGGAATGCGTCAGCCGATCGTCATGTCTATCGCAAACCGTGCAGTCGGAGCACCGCTCTCTATCTGGAACGATCAGCAGGATTCGATCTGTCTTCGTGACTGTGGCTGGATCCAGCTCTACGCCGAGGATGCACAGGAGGTCCACGACTTCCACTATATCGCGTACAAGGTTGCAGAGGATCACCAGGTTCTCCTCCCGGTCTTCATCTGCTTTGACGGGTTCATCCTCTCTCACACGTATGAGCCGGTGGATATGCCAACCCAGGCTGAAGTTGATGAGTTCCTGCCTCCATACAAGCCATACAATATGCTCGATGTAAAGAATCCACTCAGCATGGGCATGTATGCAACACCTGAATACTACATGGAGTTCAGGTACGAGATCGATCAGGCCATGGTAAGGTCTGCTGATGTCATCAGAAAGGTTGGCAAAGAGTTTGGCCAGAAGTTCGGACGTGACTACAGCAACCTGGTTGAGTCATACAAACTAGAGGATGCTGAAGTGGCCATTGTAGCCCTTGGGTCTGTCAGCGGAACCATCAAGGATGCGATCGACGAGATGCGTGCCGATGGCAAGAAGGTCGGGCTGCTCAGACTCATTGCGCTCAGACCGTTCCCTGCAGAAGATGTCAGGAAGGCTCTTAAGGGTGTCAAAAAGGTCGGGGTCTTTGAGAAGAACATCTCGATCGGTTCCCGGATGAAAGGAGCAGTGGGATACGAGGTCAAGGATGCCATCAACGACTCGTCGGTACCTGTGCTCAGTTATGTTGCCGGACTTGGTGGCAGAGATATTACCATAGCGGATATTAAAAAGATGGTCGGAGAGATTGAAGCAGGAAGAGGGGATTGCTTCCTGGGCCTTCGTGAGGAGCTGATCTAAATGGCAGACAAGACCTGTGAACTTGTTGACTGCGGACATCGCGCCTGTGGTGGGTGTGGACCGGCATTTGCTGCCCGGCTGATCCTGAAAGGATCAGGCCCGGAGTCCATCGTCTGTGCATCAACCGGGTGTATGGAAGTATTCTCCACACCGTACCCGCAGACTGCCTGGAAAGTTCCCTGGATCCACTCACTCTTTGAGAATGCTGCAGCAGTAGCCTCTGGAGTCGAGTCAGCACTCAAGAAACAGGGACGCAAAGAGAATGTCCTTTGTATCTGCGGTGACGGTGCAACCTTTGATATCGGTATCCAGTGCATCAGCGGTGCATTTGAGCGTGGACACAATATCACGTACATCTGCTACGATAACGAGGCATACATGAACACCGGAATTCAGCGTTCCGGTGCAACCCCGTACGATGCATCAACCACGACCTCTCCGGCAGGAAAGCGTTCGACCGGAAACAACCGTCCAAAGAAAGACCTTCCCCAGATCCTTGCAGCCCATGGGTCACCATACGTTGCAACCTGTTCGATTGCATATCCGAACGATGTCATCAAGAAGGTAGACCGGGCAGTCCAGACCGAAGGGCCCTGCTACATCCAGATCCACACCCCATGCTGCACTGGCTGGGGTTTTGACGGTGCAAAGACCGTTGAACTCGCCAAGATGGCGATCGAGTGCGGACTCTGGGTCAACTACGAGATGGTGAATGGAAAGGTAGAGAAGGCCAAAAAGGTTAAGAGAAAACCGGTTGAAGAATATCTGAAATCCCAGAAGCGGTTTGCACACCTCTTCAAGCCTCAACGTAACGATGTCGAGATCGCTAAGATCCAGGCTATCGCTGATGCAAATGCTGAAAAATACGGGATCGATCTCTGATCAAACAACAATCATAGTAACCAATCTATCTTTTTTCGCTTCACGGTTTCTCCTGATAAGAGTAGTTATGAAGTTACACCTCGACGTCTATATGATCCAATAATTCTTCCTCACACAGCGGAAAGTTCATCAGATCAGGCAGGCATCAGGAGAACAGGATGATCCCGGTACTCTTTATCGACGATAATAAAGAGCTCTGTACCCTTTTCCAGATATATCTTGAGGAGTCTGGAGAGTTCTCAGTGCATACCTGCGACAACGGCGAAGAGGCCCTCTCCTACCTGAAGACACATCAGGTCATGGCCGTGATATCCGATTATGACATGCCTGAAATGAACGGGATCGATCTGCTCAGGCAGCTGCGGAATATTCATCCCCGTCTCCCGTTCATCATGCTCACCGGCAATGACAGCAAGGATACCGCCATTGCTGCCCTGAATGCCGGTGCCGATTTTTACCAGAACAAGGCAGATGACTTCGAGGTGCAGGTTCTCGATCTCTCTCACAAGATCAGGATCCTCTCAGGCAGGCACGAGGCAGAAGAGGCGGCAAGGAAAAAGGATGGCATACTTGCAGCCATAAGTCATGCAGCTGAGCGGCTGCTCCGGGGAAGCGGCTGGCAGGAGGATATCGAGGAGGTCCTCGGGCATCTTGGCAGGGCTACTGACGCTGCTTCAGTCTTTGTTGCTGGAAAAAGAGATGATTCATCCGAATCCGTAATAGATCCGGTTATCTGGGAGCGGATACCGGGCCCTGGCGGGTCCGGCAGGTTTGACCAGATTCATGCCTGGTGGCAGGAACCAAAGCGTGCAGAACGTCTTGCGGCAAACCAGGAGATACAGGAGGCTTTCATACCTATGTCAGAGGAATCTTCCCATGGCGTTTCAGGTACAATTCTTCTGATCCCGGTTTTCCTTGACACCGACTGGTGGGGGGTTCTGGGGATTACTGACCGGCGAAACAGCCGGGTCTTCAGTCCAGAAGAGGTGAGTGCACTCCGGATGGCTGCCCGGGTCATCGGCTCGGCACGGTACAGAATGTACATCGAGGAGATCTTCAGAAACCCGGTAGAAGAGTCACTGGTCGGGGTGTTCATTGAGGATAACTCCAGGTTCCTGTATGCAAACTCCAGGTTCTGCGATATGTTCGGGTACTCACGGGAAGAACTCCGCAGGTTTCAGACGCCCCTCTCGGTAATTCATCCAAAGAGCCGTGACGAGATATGCAGCGTTTTTAAAGATATCAAAGAGAAGAAGATCCCATTCAAACACTTTGAGATAGCAGGAGTAAAAAAAGACGGCAGGACGATCTGCCTTGAGGTCTACCTGACCACCCTCCCTGGTGAAAATCCTGACTGCCTTATTGGAAACGTGATGGATGTCTCTGATCAGCATCGAGCCAGAAAGGCCCTGGCAGAGAGTGAGAAACGGTTTCGAAGTCTCTTCAGCAACATCAGCGACCTCGTGATCCTTCACCGTATTCCTGCTGAGGGATCAGAGATCATCGAGATCAACAACTCTGTCTGTGAGACGCTGGATATCAGTCGCGATGAGATCCTCTCCCTGACACTCACCTCCCTCGCCCCACGTGAACACGAACTAGCTAAAGTCCTCTCCCATTGTGAGGAAGCAGCGACGTCCGGTCGTGCAACGGTCCAGACCTGCCTTTTAAAAAGTAACGGGAGTCCGATCCCTGTGGACCTTGTGACACACCGGATACTGATGGAGGACCGGGCCGTACTCCTCTCAGTAGCCCGTGATATCACCGAGCGTATCGAGGCTGAGGCAAAGATCCGTGCAGGTGAAGAGCTTCTCAAACGCAATATGCTCGTTTCACTTCATGAGAAAGAGACCCTTCTACGTGAGATCCATCACCGGGTCAAGAACAACATGCAGATCATCATCAGTCTGCTCAAGCTCCAGGATTTTAAGGTTGAAGATCCAAAGGTGCATGCGATAATCAGGGACTGCCGGAGTCGAATCTACTCGATGGCAGTGATCCATGAGAAACTGTACCAGACCGATGAACTGACCTCTATACGACTTGATGAATACATCAGCGATCTTGCAGACCGGGTGATGAATGAGTTTGACAGCGGAGAGGATCGCATAACTTTCGTTCTACAGTCTGATCACCCGGTTCTCGTGGATATCGGGACCGGTATCCCGCTTGGGCTGATCCTGAATGAACTGATCACAAACAGCATGAAGTATGCCTTTGATCCTGACCAGACCGGTGAGGTACGGGTTGTACTACATCGCGAGAGCGACTCACTGTTCATCACTGTTGCAGACACCGGCCGTGGCCTCCCTGAATGGTTCACAGCCGGGAGTTCAGCCACCCTCGGGACTGAACTGATCCGCGGTCTGGCCCTGCAGCTGGATGGCACCGTGGCCTGGAAGAGTGATCATGGCACGGTATGCACACTCACGATCCCATATCCGACCATGCCCGGGGAAGAGACATCATGACAAAAGGCAAGAAGATTCTTATCGTTGAGGATGAGATGGTCATCTCTCTTGAGAT
This window encodes:
- a CDS encoding pyruvate ferredoxin oxidoreductase subunit gamma yields the protein MRELRIHGRGGQGSVTAAELIAVAAFKSGVYSQAFPAFGVERRGAPVQAFVRFSDNKIRLRSQIYEPDYVIVQDSTLIKDVNVFSGMKEGGIILINTEKGLDSPVPAGVKVIQLDATKMALEILGVPITNTTLMGAFAAASGEITLDALEEAVRERFSGSLADKNVNAARAAFDLIKGGA
- a CDS encoding 4Fe-4S binding protein, producing MALRIGCAAAPGQAQENKTGSWRVFKPVYDHEKCTGCGMCQLVCPEGCVYPHDKKFDPDYDFCKGCGLCAAECPASAITMTKEEK
- the porA gene encoding pyruvate ferredoxin oxidoreductase, producing MKGILEGSHAAAEAAKLCRPDVVSAYPITPQTHIVERLAEMVADGELDSEYICVESEFSALSACLGASAAGSRVYSATSSQGLLLMAEVCFNVAGMRQPIVMSIANRAVGAPLSIWNDQQDSICLRDCGWIQLYAEDAQEVHDFHYIAYKVAEDHQVLLPVFICFDGFILSHTYEPVDMPTQAEVDEFLPPYKPYNMLDVKNPLSMGMYATPEYYMEFRYEIDQAMVRSADVIRKVGKEFGQKFGRDYSNLVESYKLEDAEVAIVALGSVSGTIKDAIDEMRADGKKVGLLRLIALRPFPAEDVRKALKGVKKVGVFEKNISIGSRMKGAVGYEVKDAINDSSVPVLSYVAGLGGRDITIADIKKMVGEIEAGRGDCFLGLREELI
- a CDS encoding thiamine pyrophosphate-dependent enzyme — encoded protein: MADKTCELVDCGHRACGGCGPAFAARLILKGSGPESIVCASTGCMEVFSTPYPQTAWKVPWIHSLFENAAAVASGVESALKKQGRKENVLCICGDGATFDIGIQCISGAFERGHNITYICYDNEAYMNTGIQRSGATPYDASTTTSPAGKRSTGNNRPKKDLPQILAAHGSPYVATCSIAYPNDVIKKVDRAVQTEGPCYIQIHTPCCTGWGFDGAKTVELAKMAIECGLWVNYEMVNGKVEKAKKVKRKPVEEYLKSQKRFAHLFKPQRNDVEIAKIQAIADANAEKYGIDL
- a CDS encoding PAS domain S-box protein; its protein translation is MIPVLFIDDNKELCTLFQIYLEESGEFSVHTCDNGEEALSYLKTHQVMAVISDYDMPEMNGIDLLRQLRNIHPRLPFIMLTGNDSKDTAIAALNAGADFYQNKADDFEVQVLDLSHKIRILSGRHEAEEAARKKDGILAAISHAAERLLRGSGWQEDIEEVLGHLGRATDAASVFVAGKRDDSSESVIDPVIWERIPGPGGSGRFDQIHAWWQEPKRAERLAANQEIQEAFIPMSEESSHGVSGTILLIPVFLDTDWWGVLGITDRRNSRVFSPEEVSALRMAARVIGSARYRMYIEEIFRNPVEESLVGVFIEDNSRFLYANSRFCDMFGYSREELRRFQTPLSVIHPKSRDEICSVFKDIKEKKIPFKHFEIAGVKKDGRTICLEVYLTTLPGENPDCLIGNVMDVSDQHRARKALAESEKRFRSLFSNISDLVILHRIPAEGSEIIEINNSVCETLDISRDEILSLTLTSLAPREHELAKVLSHCEEAATSGRATVQTCLLKSNGSPIPVDLVTHRILMEDRAVLLSVARDITERIEAEAKIRAGEELLKRNMLVSLHEKETLLREIHHRVKNNMQIIISLLKLQDFKVEDPKVHAIIRDCRSRIYSMAVIHEKLYQTDELTSIRLDEYISDLADRVMNEFDSGEDRITFVLQSDHPVLVDIGTGIPLGLILNELITNSMKYAFDPDQTGEVRVVLHRESDSLFITVADTGRGLPEWFTAGSSATLGTELIRGLALQLDGTVAWKSDHGTVCTLTIPYPTMPGEETS